A window of Aerococcus urinae contains these coding sequences:
- a CDS encoding phosphomevalonate kinase, with protein METIISKRPGKLYLAGEYAIVHSFQGALLVAVDAYVTVELRPLDQAQSRLSTNQAPETFSWTVSDDGEISGIPKQFLLIKTLIQTAYQFLQESGHVEDSFKNIDLKISSDLDSPDGKKYGLGSSAAVSIAILDAILKFYQVDQDHSKKAFAYLLYQLGAIAQIKMDLKGSFGDLAASAFGGCIYYQNFDHTWLKERVKQEPMNLLDLIQMHWDGLLIEPLTLSSDWKLHVAWTEKPSSTEAMLAGRSTRKTEDHEFSLSERHFRYASQQCVILIRQAIIDQDYFVFTKALTYNSHLLYNYTKHRQKPYLTAALKSAIDLARAAGGTSKVSGAGGGDCAIAFSDQPAIGEQIDQAWQEVGIHQLDLGLCPSFIQ; from the coding sequence ATGGAAACCATTATTAGTAAACGCCCAGGGAAGTTATATCTGGCTGGCGAATACGCCATTGTCCATTCCTTTCAAGGGGCTTTATTAGTAGCGGTTGACGCCTATGTCACCGTCGAATTGCGCCCCCTTGACCAAGCTCAGTCGCGCTTATCGACTAACCAGGCTCCAGAAACTTTTAGCTGGACAGTTAGTGATGACGGTGAGATCTCTGGGATCCCTAAGCAATTCTTATTAATCAAGACCTTGATTCAAACAGCCTATCAATTTTTACAGGAAAGCGGTCACGTGGAAGATTCCTTTAAGAATATTGACCTAAAAATCTCCAGTGACCTGGATAGTCCTGACGGAAAAAAATATGGCCTAGGCTCCAGTGCTGCAGTCAGCATCGCTATCCTAGACGCGATTCTTAAGTTCTATCAGGTTGACCAAGACCACTCCAAGAAGGCCTTTGCCTATCTCCTCTACCAACTAGGAGCCATCGCTCAAATTAAAATGGACCTCAAGGGCTCCTTTGGCGACTTGGCAGCCTCTGCTTTTGGGGGATGTATTTACTATCAAAATTTTGACCATACTTGGTTGAAGGAAAGGGTAAAACAGGAGCCAATGAATCTCCTAGACCTCATCCAGATGCACTGGGATGGCCTGCTCATCGAACCACTGACTTTATCTTCAGATTGGAAGCTCCATGTAGCCTGGACAGAAAAACCGAGTTCTACCGAAGCCATGTTAGCCGGTAGGTCAACAAGAAAAACAGAGGACCATGAGTTCTCACTTAGCGAACGCCATTTTCGCTATGCCAGTCAACAATGCGTGATTCTAATCCGCCAAGCCATTATCGACCAAGATTACTTTGTTTTTACTAAGGCCTTAACTTATAACAGTCATTTATTGTATAACTATACCAAACACCGACAAAAACCTTACTTAACCGCCGCTTTAAAGTCAGCTATTGATTTGGCCCGAGCTGCCGGAGGAACAAGTAAGGTTTCCGGAGCGGGAGGCGGGGACTGTGCTATTGCCTTTAGCGACCAGCCAGCTATTGGGGAGCAGATTGACCAGGCCTGGCAGGAAGTCGGTATCCACCAACTCGACTTGGGACTGTGTCCTAGCTTCATCCAGTAA
- the fni gene encoding type 2 isopentenyl-diphosphate Delta-isomerase, translating into MKNRKDDHIKLADWQYAQSATDFDAIRFVHHSLPHIDADQVQLNTQLFGQEFPFPFFINAMTGGSEWTKAINEKFATVARETGLMMATGSVSQAIKDPDTADSFQIVRQTNPEGFIIANVGMNHGLSGAKRALEITEADALAIHLNTPQELAMPEGDRHFQAVRDNLQAIVEGVDRPVMVKEVGFGMSRETIEELLSLGVKTVDISGQGGTNFIAIENERRSLKDMDYLTQWGQSTAISLLEAQSLKDEVDIIASGGVKTPLHVALSLALGAKAVGMSGQFLHLVLNHGVQETIDWVEEFKDQVRMLMVLTNSQSLSDLEKTDLIISGHVRDWCQARQMPYQNFSHRSH; encoded by the coding sequence ATGAAGAATCGTAAAGATGACCACATTAAGCTTGCCGATTGGCAGTATGCTCAAAGCGCTACCGATTTCGATGCCATCCGCTTTGTCCACCATTCCCTGCCCCATATTGATGCTGACCAAGTCCAACTCAATACCCAACTCTTCGGTCAAGAATTCCCCTTTCCTTTCTTTATTAACGCCATGACTGGAGGCAGTGAATGGACCAAGGCCATTAACGAAAAATTTGCTACCGTGGCCCGGGAAACTGGCTTAATGATGGCAACGGGGTCAGTCTCCCAAGCCATAAAAGATCCCGACACAGCCGATAGTTTCCAAATTGTCCGCCAAACTAATCCTGAGGGCTTCATCATTGCTAATGTGGGCATGAATCATGGCTTATCAGGAGCTAAACGAGCGCTTGAAATTACCGAGGCTGATGCCCTTGCTATTCATTTAAATACCCCTCAAGAGCTGGCCATGCCAGAAGGCGACCGCCACTTCCAAGCCGTTAGGGATAATCTCCAAGCTATTGTTGAAGGGGTTGACCGCCCAGTCATGGTCAAGGAAGTTGGCTTTGGCATGAGTCGTGAAACGATTGAGGAACTTCTCTCACTAGGTGTCAAGACCGTGGATATCAGTGGCCAAGGGGGAACCAATTTTATCGCTATCGAGAACGAGCGCCGCAGTCTTAAGGATATGGACTACCTGACGCAATGGGGGCAAAGTACCGCAATCTCCTTACTCGAAGCCCAAAGCTTAAAAGATGAAGTCGACATCATCGCTTCAGGGGGCGTTAAAACCCCACTCCATGTGGCCCTGTCACTAGCCTTAGGGGCTAAGGCAGTTGGGATGAGTGGGCAATTCCTCCACCTGGTTCTCAATCACGGCGTTCAAGAAACCATTGATTGGGTAGAAGAATTCAAAGACCAGGTCCGCATGCTTATGGTCCTAACCAATAGCCAAAGCCTTAGCGACCTAGAAAAGACTGACTTGATTATTTCAGGACACGTGAGAGACTGGTGCCAAGCCCGTCAGATGCCCTACCAAAACTTTAGCCACCGTTCTCACTAA
- the cysK gene encoding cysteine synthase A, translating into MVYNNISEAIGNTPIIKLAHEDKDSADIYVKLESRNPGGSVKDRPVKYILKSLLDSGELKEGGTIVESTSGNTGVALSMLGAAFGLHVIIVMPETMSVERRNLIQAYGAELVLTPGSEGMKGAGEKAAEIAKEKNAPIFGQFVRHENVQAHEETTAKEILADLDQVDGFVAGIGTGGTVTGVGKTLKAHDKNTVVWGVEPEGSPLLNEGKAGSHKIQGIGANFIPKILDQNVLDKVDIISNEDAIQGAVHLAHEYGILAGFSSGGNYVSAKRLAKELGPGKHVVTVLPDTGERYLSTGAFSNDGE; encoded by the coding sequence ATGGTTTATAACAATATTTCTGAAGCAATTGGTAATACACCAATTATTAAATTAGCACACGAAGACAAGGATTCTGCTGATATTTATGTGAAGTTAGAATCTCGTAACCCAGGTGGTTCAGTCAAAGACCGCCCCGTTAAATACATTCTCAAGAGCCTACTCGACTCTGGCGAATTAAAAGAAGGCGGAACAATTGTTGAATCGACCTCAGGAAATACTGGGGTTGCCCTTTCCATGTTAGGTGCCGCTTTCGGACTCCATGTGATTATCGTGATGCCAGAAACCATGTCGGTTGAACGTCGTAACTTGATCCAAGCTTACGGGGCTGAACTGGTCTTAACCCCAGGCTCTGAAGGGATGAAAGGTGCCGGCGAAAAGGCAGCAGAAATTGCTAAAGAAAAGAACGCGCCAATCTTTGGCCAATTTGTCCGCCATGAAAACGTTCAAGCCCATGAAGAAACCACCGCTAAAGAAATCTTAGCCGACTTAGACCAAGTGGATGGCTTCGTGGCTGGTATTGGTACTGGTGGTACCGTAACTGGTGTTGGTAAAACCTTAAAAGCCCATGACAAAAACACCGTGGTTTGGGGTGTTGAACCTGAAGGCTCCCCACTATTAAACGAAGGTAAAGCTGGATCACACAAGATTCAAGGGATCGGGGCTAACTTCATTCCTAAGATCTTAGACCAAAATGTTCTCGACAAAGTTGATATCATTTCCAACGAAGATGCTATCCAAGGTGCTGTTCATTTAGCCCATGAATACGGTATCCTCGCTGGTTTCTCATCTGGTGGTAACTATGTTTCTGCTAAACGTCTAGCTAAGGAACTTGGCCCTGGCAAACATGTTGTAACTGTTCTTCCTGATACCGGTGAACGTTACCTCTCTACCGGAGCATTCTCAAATGACGGAGAATAA